The following proteins come from a genomic window of Streptomyces sp. GS7:
- a CDS encoding WhiB family transcriptional regulator: MTTTTISPARHRSLGDHTWQDQAVCQSTEYNPVDPEIFFPEPDETAKITAATSLCGQCPVRRTCLDAALEGGDTYGIRGGMTEEEREPLHEELANRLDYSRVNATVAGRDVHLTKSERRAVVHAAYRHGLSEQRLAWLLKISEEHAQKKYREIRRAIRNRDLKQTTKNTPPPGTDGKRLGRDDFGTAA, encoded by the coding sequence ATGACCACCACGACGATCAGCCCTGCCCGCCACCGGTCGCTCGGCGACCACACCTGGCAGGACCAGGCCGTCTGCCAGAGCACCGAGTACAACCCGGTGGACCCCGAAATCTTCTTCCCCGAGCCCGACGAGACCGCCAAGATCACCGCCGCCACGTCGCTCTGCGGCCAGTGCCCGGTCCGCCGCACCTGCCTGGACGCCGCCCTCGAAGGCGGCGACACCTACGGCATCCGGGGCGGGATGACCGAGGAGGAGCGCGAGCCGCTGCACGAGGAGCTCGCCAACCGCCTTGACTACAGCCGCGTCAACGCCACCGTTGCCGGGCGCGACGTTCACCTCACCAAGTCCGAGCGTCGCGCGGTCGTCCACGCCGCCTACCGCCACGGCCTCAGCGAACAGCGCCTGGCCTGGCTCCTGAAGATCAGCGAGGAGCACGCCCAGAAGAAGTACCGCGAGATCCGCCGCGCCATCCGCAACCGAGACCTGAAGCAGACCACGAAGAACACCCCGCCCCCCGGGACCGACGGCAAGCGCCTGGGCCGCGACGACTTCGGGACGGCGGCGTGA
- a CDS encoding ATP-binding protein — protein MRTRTRDPQILGSAGPLDRMARILAARNIDPVTVAALADEPEPFSPLDALSAGMPPRYQGAVADHPQVLAWARDVAQQAVAPSLGARRQVTTGPSLLMAGVVGAGKTHQAYGAVRRLAESGVGVRWRATTAADLYADLRPRPGVDSERELAAVSRCPLLIIDDLGAAKASEWVEEVTYRLINRRYNHMLPTLVTTNLAIKDLRAYLGDRVTSRLAQMTTRVEFEPVDRRRHRTAA, from the coding sequence ATGCGCACCCGTACCCGCGACCCGCAGATCCTCGGCAGTGCGGGCCCCCTGGACCGGATGGCTCGGATCCTGGCCGCCCGCAACATCGATCCAGTCACCGTCGCTGCGCTGGCCGACGAGCCCGAGCCCTTCTCCCCGCTGGACGCCCTGTCGGCCGGGATGCCCCCGCGCTACCAGGGCGCGGTGGCCGACCACCCGCAGGTCCTGGCCTGGGCCCGGGACGTCGCCCAGCAGGCCGTCGCCCCCAGCCTGGGAGCCCGGCGACAGGTCACCACGGGCCCGAGCCTGCTGATGGCCGGGGTGGTCGGCGCGGGCAAAACCCACCAGGCGTACGGCGCGGTCCGACGGCTGGCGGAGAGCGGCGTCGGCGTGCGCTGGCGCGCGACCACTGCCGCCGACCTGTACGCGGATCTCCGCCCCCGGCCCGGGGTGGACAGCGAGCGGGAGCTGGCGGCCGTCAGCCGGTGCCCGCTGCTGATCATTGACGACCTCGGTGCGGCCAAGGCATCCGAGTGGGTCGAGGAAGTGACGTACCGGCTGATCAACCGCCGGTACAACCACATGCTCCCAACCCTCGTCACCACCAACCTGGCGATCAAAGACCTCCGGGCCTACCTCGGCGACCGCGTCACCAGCAGGCTCGCGCAGATGACCACCCGGGTCGAGTTCGAGCCGGTCGACCGCAGACGCCACCGCACCGCCGCCTGA
- a CDS encoding IS256 family transposase — MNDNEIPAVEPVEDKLVDEVVDRLMDRVDASGAALLGEGGLLTEVTRAVLERALDAEMTDHLGYEKHDRAGRGSGNSRNGTSPKTVLTDAGAVTLAVPRDRDGSFEPQLVPKHARRLAGFNEQVLSLYARGMSVRDIRSHLAGMYGVEVSPDLISKVTDAVTDELDAWQNRPLDALWPIIYIDALWVKIRSGSVASRPVYLAVGVDMDGCKDVLGLWAGDEGEGATTWMTVLSELRNRGVEDVCIVACDGLKGLPDAVTATWPKATVQTCVIHLIRASLRFASKQHHAKLVTELKAIYTAPTEQAAEQALADFAAGELGQRYPAIVRTWQTAWSEFTPYLAFPPEIRKVVYSTNLIESINARLRKATRNRGHFPSEQAALKVLYLAVREQITPRARDVNHVAAHWKKALNQFSLFFENRLNTK; from the coding sequence ATGAACGACAACGAGATCCCGGCCGTTGAACCGGTCGAGGACAAGCTCGTGGATGAGGTCGTCGACCGGCTGATGGACCGCGTCGACGCTTCGGGGGCTGCCCTGCTGGGTGAAGGCGGGCTGCTGACGGAGGTGACCCGGGCCGTGCTGGAGCGGGCCCTGGACGCGGAGATGACCGACCACCTCGGATACGAGAAGCACGATCGGGCGGGCCGCGGCTCGGGCAACAGCCGCAACGGCACCTCGCCGAAGACGGTGCTGACCGATGCCGGGGCGGTCACGCTGGCCGTTCCCAGGGACCGTGACGGGTCCTTCGAACCGCAGCTGGTACCCAAGCACGCCAGGCGGCTGGCAGGCTTCAACGAGCAGGTCCTGTCGCTGTACGCGCGCGGTATGTCGGTGCGTGACATCCGCTCGCACCTGGCCGGCATGTACGGCGTCGAGGTCTCACCGGACCTGATCAGCAAGGTCACCGACGCCGTCACCGACGAGCTCGACGCATGGCAGAACAGACCGCTGGACGCCCTCTGGCCGATCATCTACATCGACGCGCTCTGGGTGAAGATCCGCTCCGGCTCCGTAGCCTCCCGACCGGTCTACCTGGCCGTCGGCGTGGACATGGACGGCTGCAAGGACGTGCTCGGCCTGTGGGCCGGCGACGAGGGCGAAGGCGCCACGACCTGGATGACCGTGCTGTCCGAGCTCCGCAACCGCGGGGTCGAGGACGTGTGCATCGTCGCCTGCGACGGACTCAAGGGCCTGCCCGACGCGGTCACCGCAACCTGGCCCAAAGCCACCGTTCAGACGTGTGTGATCCACTTGATCCGTGCCTCGCTGAGGTTCGCCTCCAAGCAGCACCACGCAAAGCTCGTAACGGAGTTGAAGGCCATCTACACAGCGCCGACCGAGCAAGCCGCCGAGCAGGCCCTCGCCGACTTCGCCGCAGGCGAGCTGGGCCAGCGGTATCCCGCAATCGTGCGGACCTGGCAGACCGCATGGAGCGAATTCACCCCCTACCTCGCCTTCCCGCCGGAGATAAGGAAGGTCGTCTACTCAACGAACCTGATCGAGTCGATCAACGCACGGCTACGGAAAGCCACCCGCAACCGCGGACACTTCCCCTCCGAGCAGGCCGCGTTGAAGGTGCTCTACCTCGCCGTCCGCGAGCAGATCACCCCCAGAGCGCGCGATGTCAACCACGTCGCGGCACACTGGAAGAAGGCACTCAACCAGTTCTCACTCTTCTTCGAGAACCGGCTCAACACCAAGTGA
- a CDS encoding esterase yields MPSNVRGVLVERVSALPDGPLDVTWLAAETPRLPLGRVRLHWEPASLAGWNVTAHLGLATTEVHLASWPAAPDDWPSLVRPTVHEVLGLCAALAVATAALDLSNRLVQV; encoded by the coding sequence ATGCCGAGCAACGTGCGCGGTGTACTGGTTGAGCGCGTCTCTGCCCTGCCCGACGGACCGCTCGACGTCACCTGGCTCGCCGCCGAAACCCCGAGACTCCCCCTTGGCCGCGTTCGCCTTCACTGGGAGCCCGCCTCCCTCGCAGGCTGGAACGTCACCGCTCACCTGGGCCTGGCCACCACCGAGGTACACCTCGCCTCCTGGCCTGCCGCCCCGGACGACTGGCCAAGCCTGGTCCGCCCGACCGTCCACGAGGTACTGGGCCTGTGCGCCGCTCTCGCGGTCGCGACCGCCGCCCTCGACCTCTCGAATCGCCTCGTCCAGGTCTGA
- a CDS encoding DUF2637 domain-containing protein, with product MNIASAPKAAHITSWDRAVVIALGGAGCALSYDALQQMAVAIHVRGFLTYLFPLVIDGFIAYGIRALLVLRDAPLRARLYLWTLFGTATAASIWANALHAVRLNGENASATGLRLGDTVVAVLSTIAPLALAGAVHLYILIARGPVKDSDRSDRDDLGQAGHSGQPERIPVTRTDRAGQSQPQPGQVSAGQSVNALTDRPRLSLDKRHPDTRTLTGDSTPVDTTRPDTGHHDGEPKAADLAGQSDTLPAVGDRPAGTEPVAGHPDSVPPVTASDTRTTGDRRRDPDTEELLEIARSAVRAEDKLTRKVVAQAIRGQQIPLSSDTLTALMVQLREQHGQSVTSSRN from the coding sequence GTGAACATCGCGAGCGCGCCGAAGGCGGCGCACATCACCAGCTGGGACCGCGCGGTCGTCATCGCCCTCGGCGGTGCGGGATGCGCCCTGTCCTACGACGCCCTGCAGCAGATGGCCGTCGCCATCCACGTCCGCGGTTTCCTGACCTACCTCTTCCCCCTGGTGATCGACGGGTTCATCGCCTACGGCATACGGGCCCTGCTGGTGCTCCGCGATGCGCCACTGCGCGCCAGGCTCTACCTCTGGACGCTCTTCGGCACGGCCACTGCCGCCAGCATCTGGGCCAACGCGCTGCACGCGGTCAGGCTCAACGGGGAGAACGCCTCAGCCACCGGGCTGCGGCTCGGAGACACTGTGGTCGCCGTGCTGTCCACCATCGCCCCGCTCGCCCTCGCCGGAGCGGTTCACCTGTACATCCTCATCGCCCGGGGGCCGGTCAAGGACAGTGACCGAAGTGACCGCGACGACCTCGGTCAAGCCGGTCACTCCGGGCAGCCCGAGCGCATCCCGGTCACTCGGACTGACCGAGCCGGTCAGTCCCAGCCCCAGCCCGGTCAGGTCAGCGCCGGACAGTCGGTCAACGCTCTGACCGACCGGCCCCGACTGTCTCTGGACAAGCGTCACCCGGACACCCGGACACTGACTGGGGACAGCACCCCGGTGGACACCACCCGCCCGGACACCGGTCACCACGACGGGGAGCCCAAGGCCGCTGACTTGGCCGGACAGTCGGACACCCTCCCTGCGGTGGGTGACCGACCGGCCGGCACCGAGCCCGTCGCCGGTCACCCGGACAGCGTCCCGCCGGTCACTGCCTCGGACACCCGGACGACTGGTGACCGGCGACGTGACCCGGACACCGAGGAGCTGTTGGAGATCGCCCGGTCAGCGGTCAGGGCCGAGGACAAGCTGACCCGCAAGGTGGTGGCCCAGGCGATCCGAGGTCAGCAGATCCCGCTGTCCAGCGACACGCTGACCGCCCTGATGGTCCAGCTCCGCGAGCAGCACGGACAGTCGGTCACCTCCTCCCGGAACTGA
- a CDS encoding relaxase/mobilization nuclease domain-containing protein has translation MVPKIRRGSRTHGLLVYLYGPGKRDEHIDAHLVGSWDGFAPDPGRDTSPDPDPKVTLARLAAALDLRVKQAGTKAPAQHVWHCSVRTDPGDRTLTDAEWNTVARRLVQTVNLAPEGDPDGCRWVAVRHADDHIHIVATMIRGDLRRPRMNYDFKKAQAECRRIEKEWGLRQLKPGDGTGAKTPTSAERFKAERTGRPEAPRETLREAVRQALAGAANEEEFFTRLREAGLRVKIRNAPSGDALGYNVAIPGDRNRDREPIWFAGSTLAPDLSLPKIRRLADGTLDQTAPSSASGGRPEWSPPARERRNATGIAERAATLLDSGDDEAAAQLVGVGELLDAVAQTSPAATRAELAAAARAFERATRSHVRAERADTRAVRSAARGIIQAGSAFGRGEDGGTTAMLVSTLVLVALAAARWHSARGHAQQAHASRQTAEHLRAAYRQAAATPMQALRDQGRALPEAERRTHEATIRAALPEQGLQADNSSTKTHALTATLAQAEKAGHDPKALLQQAIDMRELDTAEDVNDVLVWRLRRLAQLPAHPGVTRRPQAGTSQPKSAAKRTSNRTAPTAAARPAAFDPRHRTPRR, from the coding sequence ATGGTCCCCAAGATCCGACGCGGCTCACGCACCCACGGACTTCTCGTCTACCTGTACGGCCCAGGCAAACGCGACGAACACATCGACGCACACCTCGTTGGAAGTTGGGACGGCTTCGCCCCCGACCCTGGACGCGACACCAGCCCCGACCCCGACCCCAAGGTCACCCTCGCCCGTCTCGCCGCCGCGTTGGACCTGCGCGTCAAGCAGGCCGGCACCAAGGCACCGGCCCAGCACGTCTGGCACTGCTCGGTCCGCACCGACCCCGGCGACCGGACCCTGACCGACGCCGAATGGAACACCGTCGCCCGACGCCTGGTCCAAACAGTCAACCTCGCCCCCGAAGGCGACCCTGACGGTTGCCGATGGGTCGCAGTGCGGCACGCGGACGACCACATCCACATCGTGGCCACCATGATCCGAGGCGACCTGCGCCGTCCCAGGATGAACTACGACTTCAAGAAGGCGCAGGCCGAATGCCGCCGCATCGAAAAGGAGTGGGGGCTGCGCCAGCTCAAGCCCGGCGACGGCACCGGAGCCAAGACACCCACCAGCGCCGAGCGCTTCAAGGCCGAGCGAACCGGCCGCCCCGAGGCCCCACGAGAGACGCTTCGCGAAGCCGTCCGCCAAGCCCTTGCCGGAGCCGCCAACGAAGAGGAGTTCTTCACCCGGCTGCGCGAGGCGGGCCTACGCGTGAAGATCCGAAACGCTCCGTCCGGTGACGCCCTCGGCTACAACGTCGCAATCCCCGGGGACCGCAACCGCGACCGCGAGCCCATCTGGTTTGCGGGCTCCACCCTGGCCCCGGACCTCTCACTCCCCAAGATCCGCCGCCTGGCCGACGGCACCCTCGATCAGACGGCGCCCTCGTCCGCCTCCGGCGGCCGACCGGAATGGTCCCCGCCTGCCCGAGAACGACGCAACGCCACCGGCATCGCCGAGCGCGCCGCTACCCTGCTCGACAGCGGCGACGACGAAGCCGCCGCTCAACTCGTAGGGGTCGGAGAACTCCTGGACGCGGTCGCACAGACCTCCCCGGCCGCCACCCGCGCCGAGCTGGCTGCCGCCGCCCGCGCCTTTGAGCGTGCCACTCGCAGCCACGTCCGAGCGGAGCGTGCCGACACCCGGGCGGTCCGATCGGCGGCCAGGGGCATCATCCAGGCCGGCAGCGCCTTCGGCCGTGGCGAGGACGGCGGCACCACCGCCATGCTCGTCTCCACCCTGGTCCTCGTCGCCCTGGCCGCCGCCCGCTGGCACTCCGCCCGTGGCCATGCCCAGCAGGCCCATGCCTCCCGACAGACAGCCGAGCATCTGCGAGCCGCCTACCGCCAGGCCGCCGCCACGCCCATGCAGGCGCTGCGCGACCAAGGCCGCGCCCTTCCCGAAGCCGAACGACGAACCCACGAGGCCACCATCCGCGCAGCCCTGCCCGAACAGGGGCTGCAAGCAGACAACTCGTCGACGAAGACCCATGCCCTGACCGCCACCCTTGCCCAGGCCGAGAAAGCAGGCCATGACCCCAAGGCCCTTCTGCAGCAAGCCATCGACATGCGCGAACTCGACACCGCCGAGGACGTGAACGACGTCCTGGTCTGGCGGCTACGCCGTCTCGCCCAGCTTCCCGCTCACCCGGGCGTGACTCGCCGCCCGCAGGCCGGCACCAGCCAGCCCAAGTCCGCGGCCAAGCGCACCAGCAACCGGACGGCACCCACGGCAGCAGCTCGACCCGCTGCCTTCGACCCGCGTCACCGCACACCGCGCCGCTGA
- a CDS encoding MobC family plasmid mobilization relaxosome protein, producing MNANDPEVTSPGPQRDPKTAPGGASCRVRRSYGPSYALAPAQGVGGSPAGPRARAHEDQPDSRHQGAPIAGGEADRREQPSPSTPPFPNRKPRRRSRNPSERTRKTTTRLSDTENAEIVTAAAQRGVTVARFLAAAGLAAARGSTNLHTNEQLDTAIDEMAALRTALSRIGNNINQIAYVYNAGGQPRPGELDHALTTLTRLLARIDDTADHLVKKRL from the coding sequence GTGAACGCCAACGACCCGGAGGTCACCTCGCCCGGACCGCAGCGTGACCCCAAGACGGCTCCTGGCGGAGCAAGTTGTCGCGTACGACGGTCCTACGGCCCGTCGTACGCACTTGCCCCCGCCCAGGGGGTCGGGGGAAGTCCGGCTGGTCCCCGAGCGAGGGCGCACGAGGACCAGCCGGACTCCCGGCACCAGGGGGCGCCGATCGCAGGGGGAGAAGCAGACCGCCGCGAGCAGCCGAGCCCGAGCACGCCTCCCTTTCCCAACCGCAAACCGCGCCGCCGCAGCCGCAACCCGAGCGAGCGCACCCGCAAGACGACCACCCGCCTCTCCGACACCGAGAACGCCGAGATCGTCACCGCCGCCGCACAGCGCGGCGTCACCGTCGCCCGATTCCTCGCTGCCGCCGGCCTCGCCGCCGCCCGCGGTTCCACCAACTTGCACACCAACGAACAACTCGACACCGCCATCGACGAGATGGCCGCCCTGCGCACCGCCCTCTCCCGAATCGGCAACAACATCAACCAGATCGCCTACGTCTACAACGCCGGAGGACAGCCCCGTCCCGGCGAACTCGACCACGCCCTCACGACCCTGACGCGACTCCTGGCCCGCATCGACGACACGGCCGACCACCTGGTGAAGAAGCGGCTCTGA
- a CDS encoding transcriptional regulator, translating to MLAMPSGTLACLDTDRQHRLAAQLADMIPGAATILVSLNDPTQAWPYPHAIVKDEAGDTIELNRTTARVAARWILRVWPEVDWTRPHTFDLVAATLTRSDLAAAVRGR from the coding sequence ATGCTTGCCATGCCGAGCGGAACCCTGGCCTGCCTGGACACCGACCGCCAGCACCGTCTCGCCGCCCAGCTCGCCGACATGATCCCTGGCGCGGCCACTATCCTCGTCAGCCTGAACGACCCGACGCAGGCGTGGCCCTACCCGCACGCCATCGTCAAGGACGAGGCCGGGGACACGATCGAGCTGAACCGGACGACAGCCAGGGTCGCGGCCCGGTGGATCCTGCGGGTCTGGCCAGAGGTGGACTGGACCCGGCCCCACACCTTCGACCTCGTCGCCGCGACCCTCACCCGCAGTGACCTCGCCGCTGCGGTTCGGGGCCGCTGA
- a CDS encoding DUF6355 family natural product biosynthesis protein produces the protein MGCGWNESRGGERAYYEHCATNTNVWIQVKRWPRSDYHRCVGPGRTNLDLDATGAWYDSTYRGGLCSHPGDTGP, from the coding sequence TTGGGTTGCGGCTGGAACGAGAGCAGAGGTGGTGAACGGGCCTACTACGAGCACTGCGCCACCAACACCAATGTGTGGATCCAGGTCAAGCGGTGGCCCCGGTCCGACTACCACCGCTGCGTGGGACCCGGGCGCACCAACCTGGACCTTGACGCCACCGGCGCCTGGTACGACAGCACTTACCGAGGCGGACTCTGCTCCCACCCGGGGGACACCGGACCCTGA
- a CDS encoding GNAT family N-acetyltransferase, producing the protein MPSLIPPVVHPGSLSTSAQPTLAAGDLVLRPWELKDVPVVRMAFADEEVRRWTLLSGNSDDDARAWINRWVKSWQDETAIGWAVVPPSGVPVGHIALQQLNLPRGTGRTTCWLLRSGRGHGWGHRARQRVTRWAFDDVGLHRLALAHSTANEASCRSALKAGFAAEGVRRSAELHLDGWHDMHEHGCVQGDLTNADTSHGSGRHQSDSDLGDSR; encoded by the coding sequence ATGCCATCGCTGATCCCGCCGGTGGTTCATCCCGGCAGCCTCAGTACCTCAGCTCAACCGACTCTCGCAGCGGGTGACCTGGTCTTGCGCCCGTGGGAACTGAAGGATGTTCCCGTCGTCCGTATGGCTTTTGCTGATGAAGAGGTTCGGAGGTGGACCCTGCTTTCGGGGAATTCGGACGATGACGCGCGCGCATGGATCAACAGGTGGGTGAAGTCCTGGCAGGACGAAACCGCGATCGGCTGGGCCGTGGTACCGCCCAGCGGAGTGCCGGTAGGCCACATCGCCTTGCAGCAGCTCAACCTCCCGCGTGGCACCGGACGTACTACCTGCTGGTTGCTGCGGAGTGGCCGCGGCCACGGCTGGGGCCATCGTGCTCGGCAAAGGGTGACCCGTTGGGCCTTTGATGACGTCGGCCTGCATCGTCTCGCCCTTGCACATTCGACTGCCAACGAAGCGTCGTGCAGGTCTGCGTTGAAGGCTGGGTTTGCGGCAGAAGGCGTTCGTCGCAGTGCCGAACTCCACCTTGACGGCTGGCACGACATGCACGAACACGGGTGTGTTCAGGGCGATCTGACAAACGCAGACACGTCTCATGGCAGTGGCCGACACCAAAGTGATTCTGACCTCGGTGATTCAAGGTGA